In Coccidioides posadasii str. Silveira chromosome 4, complete sequence, one genomic interval encodes:
- a CDS encoding uncharacterized protein (EggNog:ENOG410QDEQ~COG:I~MEROPS:MER0017177~BUSCO:9167at33183), translating into MTADKIDVWNDPRIQKCSTFVNGTRYGYLLGVPPNGDYRATVFLIHGFPDLSMGWRYQIPALLNMGLRVVAPDCLGYGRTEAPDFTSESAPRYAFKQCAADMKELARQLGTSKIILGGHDWGGFVVYRIALHCPGFVTHIFSVCTPYGPPHREFVPLDKLVATRIPFFGYQLQFVSGELEKVIKDKRDIRQFLIALFGGRTPKGEFGFDVTKGALLDKLHELQPSRVMSEEELNYYVEEYSRSGMHGPLNWYRTREQNYKEDLELIGLKLDIPVLFIRATNDAALRPELSQNMSKYIRDLTQAEVDGTHWVLWQKPEECNAIIAKWMEGVVFGAQSKI; encoded by the exons ATGACAGCAGACAAGATAGACGTCTGGAACGACCCGCGGATCCAAAAATGTTCCACTTTTGTCAACGGCACTCGATATG GCTATCTTCTCGGGGTCCCTCCAAACGGAGACTACCGGGCAACTGTTTTTCTG ATCCATGGCTTTCCTGATCTTTCAATGGGATGGAGATACCAGATCCCAGCTCTGTTAAATATGGGCCTTCGGGTTGTTGCCCCAGATTGTCTTGGGTATGGGAGAACA GAAGCTCCCGATTTCACATCGGAATCCGCCCCTCGGTACGCATTCAAGCAATGTGCAGctgatatgaaagagctcgCACGGCAGCTGGGCACATCCAAGATCATCCTTGGTGGCCATGATTG GGGTGGTTTTGTCGTTTATCGTATTGCGCTCCATTGCCCGGGTTTCGTCACACATATCTTTTCCGTATGTACCCCGTATGGCCCTCCTCACCGGGAGTTTGTTCCCCTGGACAAGCTAGTAGCAACTCGCATTCCGTTTTTCGGTTATCAACTCCAGTTCGTGAGTGGAGAACTCGAGAAAGTTATTAAAGACAAGAGGGACATCCGTCAATTCCTGATCGCGTTATTCGGAGGGAGGACTCCAAAGGGAGAATTCGGGTTTGACGTCACAAAAGGGGCACTGTTGGACAAGTTGCATGAGCTACAACCCTCGCGAGTTATGAGCGAAGAG GAGCTAAATTACTACGTCGAGGAATACTCTCGGAGTGGAATGCACGGCCCAC TGAACTGGTATCGCACCCGCGAACAGAATTATAAAGAGGACCTTGAGCTCATCGGGCTCAAACTCGACATTCCGGTCCTTTTCATCAGAGCCACAAACGACGCGGCCCTCCGCCCGGAACTATCACAGAATATGTCAAAGTACATCCGGGATCTAACACAGGCCGAGGTTGATGGTACGCATTGGGTTCTGTGGCAAAAGCCTGAGGAGTGCAATGCCATTATCGCAAAGTGGATGGAGGGTGTTGTCTTTGGGGCACAGAGTAAGATATAA
- a CDS encoding uncharacterized protein (EggNog:ENOG410PHFU~COG:S~TransMembrane:1 (o280-299i)~BUSCO:8261at33183) produces the protein MASSRSLDIIVLGATGYTGKCCAEHIAQNLPTTLKWGIAGRSAQKLEALASELKRDGPDRKDPEILPVQLNDDELGSLVRKTKVLINCVGPYHKYSTPVVKACANNGTHYLDVTGEIPWVQEMIDKYDETAKRTGAIMIPTDGFESAPSDLVTWSMAKSINAQFGVKVKEVILSLYELKGAGISGGTAASILAAFENLTFKEFRAMNDPYRLSVSRPSTVPSTPLLRRLFGVHYVRDIGTVTTTLPASCDSAIVHRSSSLMPDLYDQNFHFQEFGKARNVFMGLVVHFCIILAAICLMIPPIRLLVKRFLPDPGQGPAKEDTVGDYVEYRGVATAEHAEPGKKPIRVLGRLAYQGPAYPMTGMLIAEAAMVLITSERVGKDLKGGYLTPAILGDEYVARLEKCGVSIETKVLED, from the exons ATGGCATCATCCAGGAGCCTTGATATTATCGTCCTAGGAGCTACTGGATACACTGGGAAGTGCTGTGCGGAGCACATCGCTCAAAATCTTCCAACAACCTTAAAATGGGGGATCGCAGGAAGATCAGCCCAGAAGCTCGAGGCACTGGCATCGGAGCTTAAAAGAGATGGGCCTGATCGCAAGGACCCAG aaatACTTCCGGTCCAACTCAACGACGATGAGCTGGGGTCCCTTGTACGGAAGACAAAAGTTTTGATCAATTGTGTAGGGCCGTATCATAAATACTCGACTCCGGTAGTCAAGGCCTGCGCAAATAATGGTACACATTATCTTGATGT GACTGGAGAGATCCCATGGGTCCAGGAGATGATTGACAAATATGATGAAACTGCCAAACGGACGGGTGCGATT ATGATACCCACAGATGGTTTTGAGAGCGCACCGTCTGACCTGGTAACCTGGTCAATGGCGAAATCGATAAATGCCCAATTTGGTGTTAAGGTGAAGGAAGTAATTCTGTCTCTCTATGAGCTAAA AGGTGCAGGTATTAGCGGTGGAACCGCAGCGTCTATTCTCGCCGCATTTGAAAACCTGACATTCAAAGAGTTCCGCGCTATGAACGATCCGTACCGTTTGTCAGTTTCTAGGCCGTCCACTGTTCCATCAACACCGCTCCTTCGAAGACTTTTCGGTGTCCATTATGTGAGGGACATTGGAACAGTAACAACTACTTTACCAGCTTCGTGTGACAGTGCCATCGTGCACCGGAGTAGCTCCCTCATGCCAGATTTATACGACCAAAACTTTCATTTCCAGGAATTTGGCAAGGCCCGTAATGTCTTCATGGGCCTAGTAGTCCATTTCTGCATCATATTAGCTGCGATATGTCTGATGATTCCGCCTATTCGATTGCTGGTGAAGAGATTTCTTCCAGACCCGGGCCAGGGTCCCGCAAAGGAGGATACTGTCGGGGATTATGTGGAATATCGCGGTGTCGCGACGGCTGAGCATGCCGAACCTGGAAAGAAACCTATCCGGGTTTTGGGCAGACTTGCATACCAGGGTCCTGCTTACCCCATGACTGGAATGCTCATAGCGGAGGCTGCTATGGTTTTGATAACTAGTGAAAGAGTTGGGAAGGACCTGAAGGGAGGCTACTTAACACCGGCCATCCTAGGCGACGAATATGTCGCTAGGTTGGAGAAATGTGGAGTCAGCATTGAAACGAAAGTCTTGGAAGATTGA